In Labrus bergylta chromosome 5, fLabBer1.1, whole genome shotgun sequence, the genomic window TGCCTAATTTgttaaaatagataaataaataaaagcctgtCTCATATTGATGCCTGTCCCAAATAGAGGCGGGATCATTTCCTAGACATAACTAAATAAAAGCCCAATAAGTGAGAATGCATATTTTATAAAAATTGCGGTCTTTATGTTGTCTTGTAGTCTTTTGTCTGTTAGTTTAGTAATCCCCTCTGTAGTTGAAAAATAGCCCCATGCCATGAGGCAACAAAATACTATACTAGGCATATAGAAAAGCTGAAGGGGAGAAACGATAATGGATGAAAGCTGACGCCTCATTGTCTGCCTTGCTCATGAACAGGAAATAAATGAGTTGGTATAAAGGGACTGAATGTTGCTCACAGTGTGGCTCCCTGCTTAGTTTGTGACACTTGTTATATAAGATAGCTGAATGTAATTGGGACTATTGGCAGAACTGCATACTAAAAAACACTATCTCTAATGTTTTCAGTCCCGGACGCCCGCCTTGGTCTTTGAACATGTTAACAACACAGACTTCAAGGTAGGAACTTTGTCTTTGATGCATGAAACATTTTGTGGAATCGTAGAAACCTCCTTTCTTGGCATACTCGTTGTTTTCCCGTacacgtgtgtgtatgtgatggaGGAATAAGAAAGTCCAGTGCTATGTCTTCGGTGCCAGATGGTCACCCATCTTCTGGTTCTATCCTCAATCGCTGGCACATCAGCACAGGGGGGTCTGAGTgataacttcctgttttattattattattattattattattattattattattaataaaacagggaaacatTACCATTATAAActcctctgtctttgttttgctcTCCAGCAACTGTACCAGACCCTGACAGATTATGACATCCGGTTCTACATGTACGAAATCCTCAAGGTGAGTTCTCCATGTTTCAGCCAACTCTCAGCACGTGGTCTTTGACCTCTGAATGTCCTGCAGGCGGTGGACATCTTCACTTTTGGCACAAGTACAGCTCCAAAACTCTGTTTGTGCCATCAACACTGTGTGTTGTCCAGTATACAGAAGATCCTTGTTATCTGTTGATGTTTTAGACTTGCAGGGACAAAAATAAACCTgttaaatagatataaaaatcctttctctttctgcagGCCCTGGACTACTGCCACAGTATGGGAATCATGCACAGAGATGTGAAACCACATAATGTGATGATTGATCATGAACACCGTAAGGTGAGTTATAAACAGTCATTGCCCagcatgaacaaaaaaacaaagatttttgaACGATGAAATGTAACTGTAATCTGTTGTTTCAtctcaacagctgttctttttcCATATGTTATGCTTAGGTTTATTAAATCAATAATGCATGATGAATAAAGCTGCACTCACACTGCAAGCCTTCATGttcaattcagattttttcGCTCGTCTGATATTTTATGTGGCTCTTCACATTACCTTTTATCAGACTCCTGTGGGAATTGACACAATTGACAGTGACCCAAATTTGATGTGAAAAGATCAGATTCCATGTGACTTTTTACACTGTCATTCACTAAAAACAGATCTGAATCAcataagagcaaaaaaaaatcagatctgGATCACTTTTGGCTGCAGTGGGAATGTGGCCTAATTGACTTGGGCAAATCTTTTGGGTGTTTTTTAGTACATAACAGCTTCATATCTTTATGTGCAGTTGCGTCTTATTGACTGGGGTCTGGCCGAGTTTTACCACCCGGGACAGGAGTACAACGTCAGAGTCGCCTCCCGCTACTTCAAAGGACCCGAGCTCCTGGTGGACTATCAGGTACATGTGGGCTAATTTAGCTTTGGTTGGAGGTGGCATGATTTAAAGTATCTGAAGAGATGTTACATGATTAAACATGTTGACCagtaaatagataaaaaaaagcacacaccgaaatatttaaagaaatgctTCCGTGGGAATCTGGAGCTCCTGGTTTCCATCTTACCTGTGCTCCTTGTAAggcttgtgttgtgtttgtttcagatgtATGACTACAGTCTGGATATGTGGAGCTTGGGCTGTATGTTGGCCAGTATGATCTTCAGGAAGGAGCCCTTCTTCCATGGCCATGACAACTATGACCAGGTAAGCTTTCTCATGACTCAAgagattcatgtttttcttttctttttaaacatcagcATCTTTCTGGTCAAAGAAGTCGACCCAATATGTCTGTCGCTCAGAGCTGACATGCTGTTTGTTCTCCTGCAGTTGGTGAGAATAGCAAAAGTTCTGGGGACTGAAGACCTTTACGACTACATTGACAAGTACAACATTGAGCTGGAACCTCGCTTCAATGACATTCTCGGAAGGTGAGGACTTACTACAGtctcatgatgatgtcatgaaggcTGCGtgataaattatattttaatctCTGTCGCAAATGTGCCATAAACACATTCTGAAGAACCAGCATgatgcaaaaagaaagagatttTTGTGCAAGGGCTTTGCATCTGCAGTGATCTACTTAAGTGGTCAAATGCTCTGTATACACATGCCATCGTTTTCACTGTTGGCTAATCAGATGAAGCCCCTGCTATCTGCAAGAACCTTAAAATGCAAAGCTCTTAGTTGGTCTTTTGAGCTccgtttttttaaattttttacttttgccTCCAGGCATTCTCGTAAGCGGTGGGAGCGGTTCGTCCACAGTGAGAACCAGCACCTGGTCAGCCCAGAGGCTCTGGATTTCCTGGACAAGTTGCTGCGTTACGACCACCAGGCTCGGCTGACCGCACGCGAGGCCATGGATCACCCGTACTTCTGTAAGCGCTCATGAAACGTGTGCCTGTGTACAAGAAACTAAACCCATCGTCCACGTGAACATGAAGTGATttcctttttgctttttcttcGTTTCTTCAACCAGTCCCCATCGTGAAAGATCAGTCTCGTGTGGCCGGATCAGCCAACCTGCCCAGCGGGAACCCAGCTGTTAGCTCAGCTAGCATGATCACTGGTGAGAACATGCACGCCATGAAGTGATCAAACTGTCCTGCAGCCTTGATAAGAAATGTATGGAaatgtctcttcttttttttttaatgtatttctgtTGATGAAAACTCAAGTCCAGTTATCTTTTATAAGCAATCTTTCTCATGCTGGTATTTTATTTGACCTACTTGTTGAGATCTCTGAGCAGACTTTGACAACAGCGTAAACAGGTTTTTCAAGTCTACAGAGTTTCATAACATTATTCAAGCCAGTGATTTGGAAGGGAGAGACTTGTTTACTACTCCCTCTTTGGAAATGTCGTCAGGTGTCATCAGTTTTCTAAccccctctttcctctcctcccccccccccttcctcagGTATCTCTGCCTTGCCAGCCTCCACTGCCCTGGGTCCCCTCACTGGCTCGCCAGTCCTGTCTGCTGCCACCAACGCCCTGAGCACCCCGGTGCCCGCTGCCGTTGGTGCCCCACAGTGACACTCCACGTAAATCCACTCCCACTCTCCCCTTAAACACCACAACCATCACCCAGTCTGGGGAAGGGGGGAGAAACTAGACGATGTGCCACTCTGCCAGCCCTCAAAACATCAAtcctaaccccccccccggTGTGACCGCGCCCCAAACAAACTCCTGGCTGGAGGACGCTCTCGtctaagaaaaagaaaagacgttttcccccttttcctcctccaATGAACACGTTAACCTGACATCTGAAATGAATGTTCTGTGTAATTGAAATATACAGGTATTCCTTTcattcccctccctcccccccccccccgcacacGAGTGAATACaaaggagtgtgtgtttctgtgagtgtgtgtggtgatgAGTCTGAGAGGGGTGTATCATCCACGGCTGATTCGGGGTCTCAACAGCATGTTTTTAAGTTTGGCTCGTGAAGGCAGTCGTCGAAGAGTACATCAGCAGAcggcaaaaaagaaaagtgttggCCATCAGGACCAAAAGGAAGCACATCCTGTATAGTTTACTGCTGCAACACAAACCCTGACGAGAACACATAATATACCTACATGAGTGTAAACACCCTTCAGATCACAGCATTTGGGAAGTGTTTGGTGCTGTTCCTGATGCTCCAGGTGTAACACAATGACACTTCAACACGGTCTCTGCCTGACTCGTTCTGTCTTGccttttcttaccaaaccagaTAACCAGTCTCCTTTTTGATATGcgactcccccctcccccccctgcCACGGTATCCCTTattagttttatatttaaatgtattggATTGCTGGACGAGTGGTTTCAAAACCCACTCTCGTGTTGTACAATGGACGCTTAAGGAAGCCAGGTAAGGTTCATTCAGGTTTCTCAAAGAAATGGTTCCTCAAAACGTGCTGCTTTCCACTTCCTTGAATTACTTCAAGTGGCTTTTCTTGAATTATTTCAAGACATAACCAAAGTTTACTCCGTTGGTTGGAAGAAGAGACTGACCAAACCTAGTTTTTGTTATGTTGGGAGTTACTCATGGGAGACGCTGTGGCGCAATGTGGGACGACAACATGACGCAAAAAATAACCCGCAGGTGACTGAAGTGCTGTTTAAGTGTTGGAGGAAAGTTCAGTTCTGTAAAGTGTAGTGACATGGGTAAAGCTCTAGTTGACTTTCACCAACATGTTGAGGGAAGTACTGGAAGTTGAATAGCACTTGAAGAGTAgagtcccccctccccccccatccCA contains:
- the LOC109988165 gene encoding casein kinase II subunit alpha isoform X2 → MSGPVPSRARVYTEVNTHRPREYWDYESHVVEWGNQDDFQLVRKLGRGKYSEVFEAINITNNEKVVVKILKPVKKKKIKREIKILENLRGGPNIISLIDIVKDPVSRTPALVFEHVNNTDFKQLYQTLTDYDIRFYMYEILKALDYCHSMGIMHRDVKPHNVMIDHEHRKLRLIDWGLAEFYHPGQEYNVRVASRYFKGPELLVDYQMYDYSLDMWSLGCMLASMIFRKEPFFHGHDNYDQLVRIAKVLGTEDLYDYIDKYNIELEPRFNDILGRHSRKRWERFVHSENQHLVSPEALDFLDKLLRYDHQARLTAREAMDHPYFFPIVKDQSRVAGSANLPSGNPAVSSASMITGENMHAMK
- the LOC109988165 gene encoding casein kinase II subunit alpha isoform X1, with the translated sequence MSGPVPSRARVYTEVNTHRPREYWDYESHVVEWGNQDDFQLVRKLGRGKYSEVFEAINITNNEKVVVKILKPVKKKKIKREIKILENLRGGPNIISLIDIVKDPVSRTPALVFEHVNNTDFKQLYQTLTDYDIRFYMYEILKALDYCHSMGIMHRDVKPHNVMIDHEHRKLRLIDWGLAEFYHPGQEYNVRVASRYFKGPELLVDYQMYDYSLDMWSLGCMLASMIFRKEPFFHGHDNYDQLVRIAKVLGTEDLYDYIDKYNIELEPRFNDILGRHSRKRWERFVHSENQHLVSPEALDFLDKLLRYDHQARLTAREAMDHPYFFPIVKDQSRVAGSANLPSGNPAVSSASMITGISALPASTALGPLTGSPVLSAATNALSTPVPAAVGAPQ